In one Novosphingobium humi genomic region, the following are encoded:
- a CDS encoding DUF2339 domain-containing protein yields MEFVGWAAMVGALLGGFSRGYNLSGAFVGAVLGAVMGQWLRVLMRREIQSAVQAALAEAEPGAWPVESQTFAEAETETETAPLREVPPPEAVPAPETHQQPEPAAWVAPIAAPTDHPARTDPIEEAIVKVRAWLFGGNTIVRAGLAVLFVGLVFLARFAANAGLFPIEMRLSLIALTGVALLLVGLRKRIERPAFGLSLQGAGVAVLYLVVFAAAKAYGVLPPAAAFAFMILFAALGCGLAMMQDSLSMALASFLGGFAVPVLLGGRADTPLGLFTYLTILNVAILVIGWKKSWRPLNLLGFAATFLLAGLWGFSSYETRHFLLCEIFLLASIAIYLAAAVLYAHNTPGPLGHYADSTLLFGTALVGFGLQAGLVHGRPFAEAFSALGFGAAYLGIAALTLRQRRAEMRLLAECLLAIGVGFVTLAVPLALEAKWTAATWALEGAGAFWVGARQARWMPRAFGLLLQAAAALMVAVSLERNVAALPLANNGFMVPMLVALPVLFTAWLLRARLEHSGSFLAQAYASREYDLRHVWFLGGFGLVCLGILRETDRYLPASAAPYWSGPALASHMQIYAAMLAILAAMALAQTFGRRRDWPVALWPARLSLPLLTLCFPTALMDGRNILYSPDVFCWVLAVSLHLWLLRHLPRDRWSLAMHAGGVILGTAMVADGLWLGIDRGALWDTSWAGVVFLISATAMLFTLTRWAGKAASRTGTEGLGWPLNPAASAYWWHGARVLAVLVYGGALATTLMAEGVTEPLPYVPLLNPVDLAALLALASLGLWRQMLCRVPAPPPGAAAIGGETGMGAGAVLGFAIANTVWLRTAHHFLGVGWDGEELIGSQIVQSGCSLLWTMIAMGLMLFAHRRQERSPWLAGAVLLGVVVAKLVMVDMSKVEGVARIVAFIGVGLLMLLIGYFVPLPPRAQSRNGVEA; encoded by the coding sequence ATGGAATTTGTTGGCTGGGCGGCCATGGTGGGCGCACTTTTGGGAGGTTTTTCGCGGGGCTATAACCTGTCGGGCGCCTTTGTCGGCGCTGTGCTTGGCGCCGTGATGGGCCAATGGTTGCGCGTGCTGATGCGGCGGGAAATCCAGTCCGCGGTGCAGGCCGCGCTGGCCGAAGCCGAACCGGGGGCATGGCCGGTTGAAAGCCAAACCTTTGCCGAGGCAGAGACAGAAACAGAGACAGCCCCGCTACGGGAAGTGCCCCCGCCCGAAGCCGTCCCCGCCCCGGAAACGCACCAGCAGCCCGAACCTGCGGCGTGGGTCGCCCCCATTGCCGCCCCGACCGATCATCCCGCGCGCACCGATCCGATCGAAGAGGCCATCGTCAAGGTGAGGGCATGGCTGTTTGGCGGCAATACGATCGTGCGCGCCGGTCTGGCGGTCCTGTTTGTGGGACTGGTCTTTCTTGCGCGTTTTGCGGCCAATGCCGGACTGTTTCCGATTGAGATGCGCTTGTCGCTGATTGCTCTTACCGGCGTGGCCCTGCTGCTGGTGGGCCTGCGCAAACGGATCGAGCGGCCCGCTTTCGGCCTCTCGCTGCAGGGGGCGGGCGTGGCGGTGCTCTACCTTGTCGTGTTCGCTGCGGCCAAGGCCTATGGAGTGCTGCCCCCGGCGGCGGCCTTTGCCTTCATGATCCTGTTTGCGGCGCTGGGCTGCGGGCTGGCGATGATGCAGGACTCGCTGTCCATGGCGCTGGCTTCGTTTCTGGGGGGCTTCGCGGTGCCCGTGCTGCTGGGGGGCAGAGCCGACACGCCGCTCGGCCTGTTCACCTATCTGACCATCCTTAACGTGGCGATCCTTGTGATTGGGTGGAAAAAGAGCTGGCGGCCGCTCAATCTTCTTGGCTTTGCCGCCACCTTCCTGCTGGCGGGCCTGTGGGGCTTTTCCTCCTACGAAACGCGGCATTTCCTGCTGTGCGAGATCTTTCTCCTCGCCTCCATTGCGATCTATCTGGCCGCTGCTGTGCTCTATGCTCACAACACGCCGGGACCGCTGGGCCATTATGCCGATTCCACCCTGCTGTTCGGCACCGCGCTCGTCGGTTTCGGGCTTCAGGCGGGGCTGGTCCATGGCCGTCCCTTTGCCGAAGCCTTTTCCGCGCTGGGCTTTGGCGCGGCCTATCTCGGCATCGCCGCGCTGACCCTGCGCCAACGCCGGGCCGAGATGCGCCTGCTCGCCGAATGCCTGCTGGCCATCGGGGTGGGCTTTGTGACGCTGGCCGTGCCTTTGGCGCTGGAGGCGAAATGGACCGCCGCGACATGGGCCCTCGAAGGCGCAGGCGCTTTCTGGGTGGGCGCGCGGCAGGCGCGCTGGATGCCGCGCGCTTTCGGCTTGCTGTTGCAGGCCGCCGCCGCGCTGATGGTGGCGGTCTCGCTAGAGCGCAATGTTGCCGCGCTGCCGCTGGCCAACAATGGATTCATGGTGCCGATGCTGGTGGCCTTGCCGGTGCTGTTCACCGCATGGCTGCTGCGCGCGCGGCTGGAGCATAGCGGATCGTTTCTGGCGCAGGCCTATGCGTCGCGGGAATACGATTTGCGCCATGTATGGTTTCTGGGCGGCTTTGGGCTGGTTTGCCTTGGCATCCTGCGCGAGACGGACCGCTATCTGCCCGCTTCTGCCGCGCCTTACTGGTCCGGGCCCGCGCTTGCCTCCCATATGCAGATCTATGCAGCCATGCTGGCCATTCTTGCCGCCATGGCCTTGGCGCAGACCTTTGGCCGCCGCAGGGATTGGCCGGTCGCGCTCTGGCCCGCGAGGCTTTCGCTGCCGCTGCTGACGCTGTGTTTTCCGACGGCGCTGATGGATGGACGCAATATTCTCTATAGCCCCGATGTATTCTGCTGGGTCTTGGCGGTGAGCCTCCACCTGTGGCTGCTGCGCCATCTGCCGCGTGATCGCTGGAGCCTCGCCATGCATGCGGGCGGGGTGATCCTGGGCACGGCCATGGTGGCGGACGGGCTGTGGCTGGGGATTGATCGCGGCGCGCTGTGGGACACATCATGGGCGGGCGTGGTGTTCCTCATCAGCGCCACCGCCATGCTTTTCACACTGACGCGCTGGGCGGGCAAGGCCGCATCGCGAACCGGCACCGAAGGGCTTGGCTGGCCGCTCAACCCGGCCGCGTCGGCCTATTGGTGGCATGGGGCGCGGGTGCTGGCGGTGCTGGTCTATGGCGGGGCGCTGGCCACCACGCTGATGGCCGAAGGGGTCACCGAGCCCCTGCCCTATGTGCCGCTGCTCAATCCTGTGGATCTGGCGGCCCTGCTGGCCCTGGCATCGCTGGGCCTGTGGCGTCAGATGCTGTGCCGGGTTCCGGCCCCGCCCCCCGGAGCCGCGGCGATAGGCGGCGAAACGGGAATGGGCGCGGGGGCCGTGCTGGGCTTTGCCATCGCCAACACGGTCTGGCTGCGCACTGCGCACCATTTTCTGGGCGTGGGGTGGGACGGCGAGGAGCTGATCGGAAGCCAGATCGTCCAGTCGGGCTGCTCGCTGCTCTGGACAATGATCGCCATGGGCCTGATGCTGTTTGCCCACCGGCGGCAAGAGCGCTCGCCGTGGCTGGCCGGGGCGGTGCTGCTGGGGGTGGTCGTGGCCAAGCTGGTGATGGTGGACATGTCCAAGGTTGAGGGCGTCGCGCGCATTGTGGCCTTTATCGGGGTGGGCTTGCTGATGCTGCTGATCGGATATTTCGTGCCGTTGCCGCCGCGCGCCCAAAGCCGCAACGGGGTGGAGGCATGA
- a CDS encoding carboxylesterase/lipase family protein, whose protein sequence is MRWCALVLAALLGAGAAKAAPPMVAITGGVVQGTTNAHGTQIFRAIPYAAAALGAMRWRPPGPVQPWKGLRDGAKPGPSCLQNDYGWNHADYVRASEDCLTLDIATPALTGKRPVMVWIHGGSNRAGSAGDTVLSPLARRGVVLVAIQYRLGIFGNLPHRALAAEQGGHTGNYGLMDQIAALRWVQANIARFGGDPANVTIFGESAGAQDVGLLLAAPDARGLFARAILQSGTPSFGLSWRPLNQALRLGDQLDAVLGTDGSAEPLRAASAHALLEADRALHDPALESDDFLWLRTTIDGAVLADTPSALLAHAPPRPVIIGSNRAEFGLPGGRPHRDAGVDAAFGPQAEKARAFYRLDQGDPPADPRRGDRDLSIATDILFRCPAGQWAELLARAGGAVWRYEFDLAAQGARSFHGSDLPYVLGDERSGSFSLADYWLSFAGRGDPNDDARPPWPAYAANKEHVLFTASGVSVQTQESSPCQWMIQP, encoded by the coding sequence ATGAGATGGTGCGCTCTTGTGCTGGCGGCGCTGCTGGGCGCGGGGGCGGCAAAGGCCGCCCCGCCCATGGTGGCCATTACCGGCGGCGTGGTTCAGGGCACCACCAACGCCCATGGTACGCAGATTTTCCGCGCGATTCCCTATGCGGCGGCGGCGCTTGGCGCGATGCGCTGGCGTCCGCCCGGCCCCGTCCAACCGTGGAAAGGATTGCGCGATGGCGCGAAACCCGGCCCCTCCTGCCTGCAAAATGACTATGGCTGGAACCACGCCGATTATGTCCGCGCCTCCGAGGACTGCCTGACGCTGGACATCGCCACTCCCGCGCTGACCGGCAAACGCCCGGTCATGGTCTGGATCCACGGCGGCAGCAACCGCGCGGGATCGGCGGGCGATACGGTGCTCTCGCCTCTGGCGCGGCGCGGGGTTGTGCTGGTGGCGATCCAGTACCGGCTGGGGATCTTCGGCAATCTGCCCCATCGCGCGCTGGCCGCCGAGCAGGGCGGGCATACGGGCAATTACGGGCTGATGGACCAGATCGCCGCGCTGCGCTGGGTTCAGGCCAATATTGCCCGCTTTGGCGGCGATCCGGCCAATGTCACAATCTTTGGCGAATCCGCCGGGGCGCAGGATGTCGGCCTGCTGCTGGCCGCGCCGGATGCGCGGGGGCTGTTCGCCCGCGCCATCCTGCAAAGCGGCACGCCCTCCTTCGGCCTGTCCTGGCGCCCGCTGAACCAGGCGCTGCGGCTGGGCGATCAGTTGGACGCCGTTCTGGGCACCGACGGCAGCGCGGAACCCTTGCGCGCCGCCTCGGCCCATGCGCTGCTGGAGGCGGACAGGGCCCTGCACGATCCCGCGCTCGAAAGCGATGATTTCCTCTGGCTGCGCACGACCATCGATGGCGCGGTGCTGGCCGATACGCCCTCCGCCCTGCTGGCCCATGCGCCGCCACGGCCCGTCATTATCGGATCAAACCGCGCCGAATTCGGCCTGCCCGGTGGTCGGCCCCATCGCGATGCAGGGGTCGACGCCGCCTTTGGCCCGCAAGCCGAAAAGGCCCGCGCCTTTTACCGCCTCGACCAAGGCGATCCCCCCGCCGATCCGCGTCGGGGCGACCGCGACCTGAGCATCGCCACCGATATCCTGTTTCGCTGCCCCGCCGGGCAATGGGCCGAACTGCTCGCCCGCGCGGGTGGCGCGGTCTGGCGCTATGAGTTCGATCTGGCCGCCCAAGGTGCTCGCTCCTTCCATGGCTCGGACCTGCCCTATGTGCTGGGCGATGAACGCTCCGGTTCGTTCTCGCTGGCCGATTACTGGCTGAGTTTTGCCGGGCGCGGCGATCCCAATGACGACGCCCGTCCGCCATGGCCCGCCTATGCCGCAAACAAAGAGCATGTCCTGTTCACCGCATCGGGCGTGTCCGTTCAAACGCAAGAATCCTCCCCCTGCCAATGGATGATCCAGCCATGA
- the hppD gene encoding 4-hydroxyphenylpyruvate dioxygenase, which translates to MADDARPADLFDNPLGLDGFEFIEFSAPEKGLLEPVFAAMGFTHIANHRSKDVQLWRQGGINLIANYEAHSPAAYFAAEHGPSVCGMGWRVRHAAHGYATAIERGAEPVELKTGPMELHLPAIRGIGGSIIYLIDRYGDELSIYDIDFTYLPGVDRHPVGAGFHTIDHLTHNVYGGRMAHWAHFYERVFGFREIRYFDIKGEYTGLTSRAMTAPDGRIRIPLNEEGKAGGGQIDEFLRAYNGEGIQHVAFRCDDLIAGWDALKALGTPFMTAPPATYYEMLAERLPGHGEPVEELQRRGILLDGSTEKGDPRLLLQIFSETVIGPVFFEFIQRKKDEGFGEGNFTALFQSIERDQLRRGALNVTEKA; encoded by the coding sequence ATGGCCGACGACGCCCGCCCCGCCGACCTGTTCGACAATCCCCTCGGCCTTGACGGCTTTGAATTCATAGAATTTTCCGCGCCGGAAAAGGGTCTGCTCGAACCGGTCTTTGCCGCCATGGGTTTTACCCATATAGCCAACCACCGCAGCAAGGATGTGCAATTGTGGCGTCAGGGCGGGATCAACCTGATCGCCAATTATGAGGCCCACAGCCCCGCCGCCTATTTCGCCGCCGAGCATGGACCATCGGTCTGCGGCATGGGCTGGCGGGTGCGCCATGCCGCCCATGGCTATGCCACCGCCATCGAGCGCGGGGCCGAACCGGTAGAGCTCAAAACCGGGCCGATGGAATTACACTTGCCCGCGATCCGGGGCATCGGCGGCTCGATCATCTATCTGATCGACCGCTATGGCGATGAACTGTCGATCTATGACATTGATTTCACTTATCTGCCCGGTGTCGATCGCCACCCGGTCGGCGCCGGATTCCACACGATCGACCACCTGACGCATAATGTCTATGGCGGGCGGATGGCCCATTGGGCGCATTTCTACGAGCGCGTCTTTGGCTTTCGCGAGATCCGCTATTTCGACATCAAGGGCGAATATACCGGCCTGACCAGCCGGGCCATGACCGCGCCCGACGGCAGGATCCGCATTCCGCTGAACGAGGAGGGCAAAGCGGGCGGCGGCCAGATCGACGAATTCCTGCGCGCCTATAATGGCGAGGGCATACAGCATGTCGCTTTCCGCTGCGACGATCTGATCGCGGGCTGGGATGCGCTCAAGGCGCTTGGCACGCCCTTCATGACCGCTCCGCCCGCGACCTATTACGAGATGCTGGCCGAACGCCTGCCCGGCCATGGCGAACCGGTGGAGGAATTGCAAAGGCGCGGCATCCTGCTCGATGGCAGCACCGAAAAGGGTGATCCGCGCCTGCTGCTCCAGATCTTTTCCGAAACGGTGATCGGCCCGGTCTTTTTCGAATTCATCCAGCGCAAAAAGGACGAAGGCTTTGGCGAGGGCAATTTCACCGCCCTGTTCCAAAGCATCGAGCGCGACCAATTGCGCCGCGGCGCGCTGAACGTGACGGAGAAGGCGTGA
- a CDS encoding Lrp/AsnC family transcriptional regulator, which translates to MDQLDRKILTQLQADASLSHADIGEIVHLSASQVSRRIARLQQDGIIRKQVALLDEENLGLHVEAFVAVTMSSYAPEVIGGFHGRMQAIGGVLDCCATTGDSDYLLRILARDLRGLSELINQDILGHGDVASVRSSVVLDRIKRTTELPLGD; encoded by the coding sequence ATGGATCAACTCGACCGCAAAATCCTGACCCAGCTTCAGGCCGACGCCTCGCTGTCCCACGCCGACATTGGCGAGATCGTCCACCTGTCCGCTTCACAGGTCTCGCGCCGGATTGCCCGGCTGCAACAGGATGGCATTATCCGCAAACAGGTCGCCCTGCTGGATGAGGAAAATCTGGGCCTGCATGTCGAGGCCTTTGTCGCCGTGACGATGAGTTCCTATGCGCCTGAGGTGATCGGCGGTTTTCATGGCCGTATGCAGGCGATCGGAGGCGTGCTGGACTGCTGCGCGACCACGGGGGATTCCGACTATCTCCTGCGTATTCTGGCGCGCGATCTGCGCGGCCTGTCCGAATTGATCAATCAGGACATTCTGGGCCATGGCGATGTGGCCAGCGTCCGCTCCAGCGTCGTCCTGGACCGGATCAAGCGCACCACCGAACTGCCGCTGGGGGATTGA
- the fahA gene encoding fumarylacetoacetase yields MAASRTDRGRRSRVIDHTHDAAASSWVEGADEHGDFPVHNLPLGVFSREGGARRIGSAIGDYIVDLAGLAEAGLLPDALRPALGEQTLNALFRLDVVTRRALRHALFALLTHPARQDAVAPWLCPTQSVELHLPFAIGDYTDFYVGIHHATNIGKLFRPDNPLLPNYKHVPIGYHGRASSIRVSGAPVIRPKGQIKPPDADQPTYAPCRRLDYELELGIWIAGDHDLGQTIPIAAAWDRIAGISLLNDWSARDIQAWEYQPLGPFLSKSFLTTISPWVITAEALAPFRAAQPARPEGDPVPLPHLWDAQDQARGALSIELSVTLASAAMRAGGMAAQELSRSAADQAMYWTPAQIVTHHASNGCDLHTGDLLGTGTLSGPAPGSEGSLMEISQGGKQPAMLTSGEQRCFLEDGDELTLCARAMRGGYRAIGFGPCSGVIHPAR; encoded by the coding sequence ATGGCTGCATCACGAACCGACCGGGGACGGAGATCGCGCGTGATTGACCACACTCATGATGCCGCCGCCTCAAGCTGGGTTGAGGGCGCCGACGAGCATGGCGACTTTCCGGTCCACAACCTGCCGCTGGGAGTCTTTTCGCGCGAGGGCGGGGCACGGCGGATTGGCTCTGCGATTGGGGATTATATCGTCGATCTGGCGGGGCTGGCGGAGGCCGGCCTGCTGCCCGATGCCCTGCGCCCGGCTTTGGGCGAACAAACGCTCAACGCCCTGTTTCGCCTTGATGTGGTCACGCGGCGCGCGCTGCGCCATGCCCTCTTCGCCCTACTGACCCATCCGGCACGGCAAGACGCGGTCGCTCCTTGGCTTTGCCCTACGCAAAGCGTTGAATTGCATCTGCCCTTTGCGATTGGCGATTACACTGATTTCTATGTCGGCATCCACCACGCCACCAACATCGGCAAGCTGTTTCGCCCCGACAATCCGCTGCTGCCCAATTACAAGCATGTGCCCATCGGCTATCACGGGCGGGCCAGTTCGATCCGCGTATCGGGCGCCCCGGTGATCCGCCCCAAGGGCCAGATCAAGCCGCCCGATGCCGATCAGCCGACCTATGCCCCCTGCCGCCGCCTCGATTACGAACTGGAACTGGGCATCTGGATCGCAGGCGATCACGATTTGGGCCAGACGATCCCGATCGCTGCGGCTTGGGACCGGATCGCCGGGATCAGCCTGCTCAACGACTGGTCCGCGCGCGATATTCAGGCCTGGGAATATCAGCCGCTCGGGCCATTCCTGTCCAAGAGTTTCCTCACCACCATCTCGCCATGGGTCATCACCGCCGAGGCGCTGGCCCCTTTTCGCGCGGCCCAACCGGCGCGGCCCGAAGGCGATCCTGTGCCTCTGCCCCACCTTTGGGACGCGCAGGATCAGGCCCGGGGCGCGCTGTCGATCGAACTGTCGGTCACGCTGGCCAGCGCCGCGATGCGCGCGGGCGGCATGGCAGCGCAGGAATTGAGCAGAAGCGCGGCCGATCAGGCCATGTACTGGACCCCTGCCCAGATCGTCACGCACCATGCCTCGAACGGCTGCGACCTGCATACCGGCGACCTCTTGGGCACCGGCACGCTTTCCGGCCCCGCCCCCGGCAGCGAGGGCAGCCTGATGGAAATCTCGCAAGGCGGCAAACAGCCCGCCATGCTGACCAGCGGCGAGCAGCGTTGTTTCCTTGAGGATGGCGACGAACTGACCCTTTGCGCGCGGGCGATGCGGGGTGGCTATCGCGCCATAGGCTTTGGGCCGTGCAGCGGGGTGATCCATCCGGCGCGCTGA
- a CDS encoding VOC family protein gives MTQAPTLQRIHHVAYRCRDAKETVEWYARVLGMTYTTAFAEDHVPSTGAFDPYMHVFLDAGGGNVLAFFELPGQPEMGRDPNTPAWVQHLAFEVADEAALLSAKAHIETQGIDVLGPTYHGIFRSIYFFDPNGHRLELACNIGTDEQYRELRELAPVMLEEWSLTKRAPRHAQWLHHEPTGDGDRA, from the coding sequence ATGACACAGGCCCCCACATTACAGCGCATCCACCATGTCGCCTATCGCTGCCGCGATGCCAAGGAGACAGTGGAATGGTACGCCCGCGTGTTGGGCATGACCTATACCACCGCCTTTGCCGAGGATCATGTGCCCTCCACCGGGGCCTTCGATCCCTATATGCATGTGTTTCTGGATGCGGGCGGCGGCAATGTCCTGGCCTTCTTCGAATTGCCGGGCCAGCCCGAGATGGGCCGCGACCCCAACACGCCCGCGTGGGTTCAGCATCTGGCCTTTGAGGTCGCCGATGAGGCCGCCTTGCTCTCCGCCAAGGCGCATATCGAGACGCAGGGGATCGACGTGCTGGGGCCGACCTATCACGGCATTTTCCGCTCGATCTATTTCTTCGACCCCAATGGCCATCGACTGGAACTGGCCTGCAACATCGGCACGGACGAGCAATATCGCGAATTGCGCGAATTGGCCCCGGTGATGCTGGAGGAATGGAGCCTGACCAAGCGCGCGCCGCGCCATGCGCAATGGCTGCATCACGAACCGACCGGGGACGGAGATCGCGCGTGA
- a CDS encoding MFS transporter: MGSMKSTLADRHIWAFVAGCIAVTLGVCAHLPMFAMARAMNYQLAGMPMDNTMLFGMGLIVLGTMVAAYGLLPRNLAEQKANAARIVVAAPEDAHLGPAHWGLMAVLTLALVIDVMKPASLGFTVPGMISEYGVPKKTVSLVPFFALAGTVTGSVLWGWIADVYGRKASILLSAVMFVGTSICGAMPSLAWNIAMCFMMGAAAGGMLPVTYALLAEMMPNRHRGWSLVLVGGLGAVGGYFAASGMSALLQPVFGWRILWLANLPTGLTLVLLGAFIPESAKFLLARGRAQEAEAVMRRFGAKARRAQAPVDGGARGAHTLVGFQLYGKLTALSICALSWGLINFGLLLWLPADLVAKGYSVGVSSRLLAESALIAFPTVFVAALLYSRWSTKWALTSMIVLTLLGLLLVLRLELAGGGSPVLPVALLIVGTNGIIAIVLPYTAESFPLKVRGRATGWVAACTKGGGLLAQGLTIGGVALSMGASSLMVMVPTALSLLLVAWFGKETRGRDLRELDEDAGPISAMSA; this comes from the coding sequence ATGGGATCGATGAAAAGCACGCTTGCGGACAGGCACATATGGGCCTTTGTCGCAGGCTGCATTGCCGTGACATTGGGCGTTTGCGCCCATTTGCCGATGTTTGCGATGGCGCGCGCCATGAATTATCAATTAGCGGGCATGCCGATGGACAATACCATGCTCTTTGGCATGGGGCTGATTGTTCTGGGCACGATGGTTGCGGCCTATGGGCTTTTGCCGCGCAATCTGGCCGAGCAAAAGGCCAATGCCGCCCGGATCGTGGTGGCCGCGCCCGAGGATGCGCATCTTGGCCCCGCGCATTGGGGGCTGATGGCGGTGCTGACGCTGGCGCTGGTCATCGATGTGATGAAGCCGGCTTCGCTGGGCTTTACCGTGCCCGGCATGATCAGCGAATATGGCGTGCCCAAGAAAACCGTCTCGCTGGTGCCGTTTTTCGCGCTGGCCGGGACGGTGACGGGATCGGTGCTGTGGGGCTGGATCGCCGATGTTTATGGGCGCAAGGCCTCGATCCTGCTCTCGGCGGTGATGTTTGTGGGCACCTCGATCTGCGGGGCGATGCCCAGTCTGGCATGGAACATCGCCATGTGTTTCATGATGGGCGCGGCGGCGGGGGGGATGCTGCCGGTCACCTATGCGCTGCTGGCCGAAATGATGCCCAATCGCCATCGCGGCTGGAGCCTGGTGCTGGTCGGGGGGCTGGGGGCGGTCGGCGGCTATTTCGCGGCCAGCGGCATGTCGGCCCTGCTGCAACCGGTCTTTGGCTGGCGCATCCTGTGGCTTGCGAATTTGCCCACCGGGCTGACGCTGGTGCTGCTGGGCGCGTTTATCCCTGAATCCGCGAAATTCCTGCTGGCGCGCGGCCGGGCGCAAGAGGCCGAGGCGGTCATGCGCCGGTTCGGGGCCAAGGCGCGGCGCGCGCAGGCCCCTGTCGATGGCGGCGCGCGCGGGGCCCACACGCTGGTCGGCTTTCAGCTTTACGGCAAATTGACCGCGCTCAGCATCTGCGCCCTGTCATGGGGTCTGATCAACTTTGGCCTGTTGCTCTGGCTGCCAGCCGATCTTGTGGCCAAGGGCTATTCCGTGGGCGTATCAAGCCGCCTGCTGGCCGAAAGCGCGCTGATCGCCTTTCCAACGGTGTTCGTGGCCGCGCTGCTCTACAGCCGGTGGAGCACCAAATGGGCGCTGACCTCGATGATCGTGCTGACCCTGCTGGGCCTGCTTCTGGTCTTGCGGCTGGAACTGGCGGGCGGCGGCAGTCCGGTTCTGCCGGTTGCCCTGCTGATCGTGGGCACGAACGGCATCATCGCCATTGTGCTGCCCTATACGGCCGAGAGTTTTCCGCTGAAGGTCCGTGGCCGGGCCACAGGCTGGGTCGCGGCCTGCACCAAGGGCGGCGGCTTGCTGGCGCAGGGTCTGACGATCGGCGGGGTCGCGCTGTCGATGGGGGCCTCCTCGCTGATGGTGATGGTGCCGACCGCGCTGTCGCTCTTGCTGGTAGCTTGGTTCGGCAAGGAAACACGCGGGCGCGATCTGCGTGAACTGGACGAGGATGCAGGCCCGATCAGCGCCATGTCGGCCTAG
- a CDS encoding GDSL-type esterase/lipase family protein, which produces MIPTHRRALLKGLGALAPLGLAAPAWAQSGPAPVESPEAARAHTDFAWLARYGEDNRRLLAEGPPTRIVFMGDSITQGWRDRNPEFFPAGRVNRGIGGQTTPQMLLRMMQDVIALRPRAVHIMAGTNDIAGNTGPMTAQMTRDNLDAMATLAHAHHIGVLIASIPPAANFPWRPGLETKGPIAAHNLWLRDYARRHGHVWVDYHPVLAGPDGGMREGLAVDGVHPTIAGYAAMNGVLLPILTALDLA; this is translated from the coding sequence ATGATCCCCACCCATCGCCGCGCCCTGCTTAAAGGTTTGGGCGCGCTTGCCCCGCTTGGCCTTGCCGCCCCGGCATGGGCGCAATCCGGCCCCGCCCCGGTCGAAAGCCCCGAGGCTGCCCGCGCCCACACCGACTTTGCCTGGCTCGCCCGCTATGGCGAGGACAACCGCCGTCTGCTGGCCGAGGGACCACCCACCCGCATCGTCTTTATGGGCGACAGCATCACACAGGGCTGGCGCGACAGGAACCCCGAATTTTTTCCCGCCGGGCGCGTCAACCGCGGCATAGGCGGCCAGACCACGCCGCAAATGCTGCTGCGCATGATGCAGGATGTGATCGCGCTGCGCCCGCGCGCGGTGCATATCATGGCGGGCACCAATGACATCGCGGGCAACACCGGTCCGATGACGGCCCAGATGACCCGCGACAATCTGGACGCGATGGCCACGCTGGCGCATGCCCATCATATCGGCGTGTTGATCGCCTCGATCCCGCCTGCGGCCAATTTCCCGTGGCGGCCCGGTCTGGAGACAAAAGGTCCGATTGCCGCGCATAATCTCTGGCTGCGCGATTATGCCCGCAGGCACGGCCATGTCTGGGTCGATTACCATCCTGTGCTGGCCGGCCCCGATGGCGGGATGCGTGAAGGGCTGGCCGTGGACGGCGTCCATCCCACCATTGCCGGTTATGCCGCGATGAACGGCGTGCTGCTGCCCATTCTTACCGCGCTGGATCTGGCATAA